CGAGGTGTCCATCACCTACCTCACCGATGGGTCCTTCCGTGGGGCGGGCGTGACGGTCGACGACGTGGAGGTCAGCGCCGGGGTCGGTAGCACCTCCTTCGAGGGCGGCCTCGAGGGCTGGACCGTGCCGGGGCCGCCCGAGGGTGACGCAGCGAACCGGACCGACTGGCGCGTGGGCAGCACCGACGACGTACCCGCGGGCGTCGGCGAGAAGGCCCGCCGGGCCCTGGCGCGTCAGCCGGAGATCGTGCGCTACCTCTCCGGGCTGTTCGGTGAATACCCGTGGCGCGACGTCGGAGGCATCGTCGAGGACAGCGGCGTGGGGTTCGCGCTGGAGACCCAGACGCGCCCGGTCTACGAGAGCGGTTTCTTCGCCAGCGTGTCCGGCGGTTCCAGTCTCATCGTCCACGAACTGGCTCACCAGTGGTTCGGGGACAGCCTCACCGTCAAGCGGTGGAAGCACATCTGGCTGAACGAGGGGTTCGCCAGCTACACCCAGTGGCTGTGGTCCGAGGCGGAGGGCAGGGCGAGCGCGGCCGAGCTCGCGTGGCGGTCCTGGCGCTCCATGCCGCAGGGCAGCGATTACTGGGACCTGCGGATCGGGGCGCCGGGGCGCGACAATCTCTTCGACGGGGCGGTCTACAACCGTGGCGCTCTGACCCTGCACGCGCTGCGCGTCCGGGTGGGCGACGAAACCTTCTTCCGCATCTTGCAGGGATGGCCCACGGCGCGGGCTGGCCAGGACGTCACCACCCGCCAGTTCGTGCGGTACGCCGAGCGTGTGGCCGGTCGCGACCTCGATGGACTCTTCCGGCGTTGGCTCTTCACCCCGAAGCGCCCTGACTTCCCGGGCGCGCGGCCCTCCGCTGACCGGCGTACGGTGCGCGACGTGCCGGTGGTGGCGCACCGCTGACCCGGTCCGGCCGGAGGGCTATCTCCGGCGCCGGCTCAGCTCCCAGCCGCGGTCGGGGTGGTGTCGTAGCTGCCAGGTGGGGTCGTGGGTGCGGTGGTGGTGCCAGGAGCAGAGGGGGATGGCGAGGTCGAGGTCGGTGTCGCCGTGGTGGGACCAGGGGATGAGGTGGTGGATCTCGGTCCAGGCGAAGGGTCTCTGGCAGGTGTCGATGGCGCAGGTGTCGTGGGTCAGGGCGAGTGCTTTTCGTTGGTGGTGGGTGTGCAGTCGTCGGGTGCGGCCGAGGTCGAGTGGCGCTGACTCCGAGTTGAGGATGGCGGGGACGAGTCCTGCTTCGCAGGCGAGGCGGCGCAGGTCGCCGGCGGCGGTGCGGGTGCCGGTGTCGAGCTTCGCGGTGCCGGTCTCGGCCGGGCCTTTCCAGTCGGGCCAGGTGGTGGGGTCGTGGTCGCCGGTGGCGGCGAGGTCGCGGGTGAGGTCTTCGGCGGTCATGGTGACCAGGAGGGTGAGTGCGTTGGCGCCGGTCCAGCCGTCGGTGGGCAGGTGTTCGATGAGCTCGCAGAGGGCGTGGCCGTGGAGTTCCCAGCCGGAGAGGCCGTGGCCTTCTCCGGTGGGGGCGGAGGGGTCGTGGCCGGAGATGTGTTTCCCGTCGGGGCCGGTGCGGGCCTTGTTGAGTCGTCGTGGTGCGGAGAGGGTCTCGATGGCGGTGCGCAGTAGGGAGCCGTGGAGCTCGGGGAGGGTGAACCTGCCGGAGTAGGTGCCGTCGCCGTTGTCGTGCAGGGCGAGGTAGGTCTCGTGCTTGGCACGCCTGGATTCGCGTCCGAGCATGATGGCTTCGTGGCGGTCGGCGAGGTCGCGGTCGACGACCTCGAGCATCCGTCGGGCTGCTTGGCGCAGTCGTTTGGCGTTCATGGGGCGCCCCGAACGGGTGCCGACACCGGTGGCTTTGCCCACGAGGATCTCCTCGGCGACGGCGAGCTGCTCAGGAGTGGTCTCGACCGGCGCCTGTTCGGCGGCGCGCACGATGACGCGGACCTGGTCGGCGCGCAGCTGCCCGGCGGCGTAGGCCTCGCGCGTGTGGTGGTACTTGGCCTTGAGCAGCTCGGCCAGGTGCAGACCGCCGGCGTTGACCTCGCGCGTGGTGCCGGTCAGCGCCGCGGCCCACGCATCGGTGCCGGTCGCGGCCTCGTCGGCCGCGACCTGGCGGCGCTCGGCCTCGGCCAGCACCTTCAGCCGCAAGGCCTCGGCCTGGGACTCGACCACCGCCAGCGTCTCGAGCAGGTGGCCGAGCTCCGCACGCGCCACCCGGTCGAGCGCGACCCCGTGCGCCTCGGTCAGGAGAGCGCTCGCCCCATTCACCGCGGGGGCCGCGGTGGGGGTCGGGAGCGCCTGGACCGTCATGCCTCCATTCTCTCAAGGCAAAGACCCGATGGGAACACCAGTTCGACAATCTGTGGAGAACTTCTGGGAGGGGCCACCGGCCCTCTCGACGGGACCTTCGGCGCTGCCGCTGGACGTCTCCGTGCGCTGCACTGGGGGCATGAGGCCGGGAGCTGCTGATCTCCTGCCGAGGCGGACATCGCGCTCGGCGAGCCCGCCCCGCCTGCTGATCTGGGCAGCCGCGCTTGCGCTCGCGGAGGCCGTCGGTCTCGCCGCGGCAGCGGGCGCCTCTCAGGCGGTCACCGCGTGGTCGACCGAGCCGGGAGCCAAGGGGAGCACCGGTCTCGCGTTGGCCCTGGTGGTGGGCGCCGGTCTGGTCGAGGGCCTGGCGCTGGGCTCGGCGCAGGGGTGGCTGCTGGGCCGCTGGCTGCCGCGGCTGCGGCGTACCCGCTTCGTCGTGGCGACCCTGCTCGTCGCCGGTCTCGGCTGGGCTGCCGGCGCCGCCCCGGCGGTGCTGGGCCAGGAACAGGCGGGCGAGGCGCCGAGCACCCCACCCCTGGCGTTCATGCTGCTGGGGGCGATCGGGGTCGGACTGGTGATGGGGCCGGTGCTCGGTCTCGCCCAGGCGTGGGCGCTGCGCCCCGCCGTGCGGCACGCCCGCGCGTGGGTTGTCGCCAACGCGCTGGCCTGGCCGGTCGTGATGGTGGTGATCTTCCTCGGCGCCTCGCTGCCGGGGCACGGATGGCCGGTGGCGGCCATCGTCGCCACCGGCGGTGCGACGGGCGCGGTGGCGGGTGGCGTCCTGGGACTGACCACGTACTGGGCGTTCGGGTCGATGACCGCGGTGCCGGCGTGGGACCGCGCGCTGCTGCGGCTGCTGACCACGTCGTGGGGGTGGCTCGACGGCGACCTGGTGGGGCTCGAGGTGCGCGGGCTGCGGACCGGCCGGACCTACCGGATGCCCGTGCGGTACGCCGTCGACCTCGAGGGTCGCCTCGTCGTCGCTCCGGGCGAGCACACGGGGTGGTGCGGCAACGTGCACCGCCCCACGACGGCGGTGGAGGTGCTGTGGCAGGGGTCGTGGCTGCCCGCGCGCGCCGAGCCGGTGGTGCCCGGGCACCCGGACTACGCCGACGCGCGCGCGGCGTACGAGCTGCGCTGGCCGCGAGCAGGGCTCCCCGCGGACCAGGTCCTGGTGTGGGTCCGCACCCCGGGCGCGGATGAGGGCGAGGGCGCGTAGGCGTCGCTGCGAGCCGTTTGGGCAACCGGATGCCGGGTAGAGGGACCGCGACCCGAGGAGGCCCCATGAGTCCCCAGCCGAGCCTCGCCCCTCCGCCTGAGCACGAACCGGGCGCGAGTGGGCGTCCCCCTGCCACCCGGCGTGCCCGTCACCTGGTCGTGGGCCTTGCCCTGGTGGCGCTGCTGGCCGGCGGTGGCGTCACCGCGGCTGCCGTGCTCGCCGGCGGGGACAGCCCGGACGAGGCCGCGGGATCGACGGGGGAGGGGGGCCCCGCCGAGCAGCCGGCGGAAGAGACAGCTCCGGTGGAGGAGGACCCGGGACCCATCCTGGTCGGGGACCGGCCCTACCTGAGCCCGTGCCGGCTGGTCACGCTCGCCGACGTCGAGCGGGTCCTTCGACCGCTCGGGGACCGGGGGCGGGTCGAGCAGACGTACGTCGCCGAGCCGATGACGCGCGGCGAGCTGCGGGCGGAGACCAGGTACGGCGGCGGCGTCGAGGTGGAGTGCCGGTACGACTTCGCCGACAGCGACGGCAGCTCGTTCTCGGTGGAGGTCGAGCAGTTCCCGTCGACCAAGGCGGCGCGGGAGCGCTGGGAGGCGGTGGAGTACCTCGGGACCGGGCAGCAGAGTGACGAGATCGCACGCGAGGACCTCGACGGTGCCTTCGACTGGGTCGCCGAGGCGGCCGCGGAGAACGAGCGGGACCTCGGCGGACAGCCCGTGGAGGGAGCCGACGATCTCCTCTACGTGCCGGGCCAGCAGCGCTACCTGCTGACCGCCGGCCACGCGCTGGTCTGGCTGCAGCTCAGTGACGTGATCTCCGTCTTCGCCGACGAACCGCTGTCGCCCGCGGAGTACGCCGCGCAGACCCCGCGCATGCGTCGGCTCGCGGCACTGGTGCGCGACCGCGTGCGGGCAGGGCTCGACGACCAGGCCCCGGTCCCGGTGACGATCAGCGGACAACGCACCCTCGGCGGTGCCGACGTCGACCTCATCGATGCCTGTGCGCTCCTCGGCGACGACGTGTTCGAGGCGCTGCTGCGGGTCGAGCCCGAGCCCTACTTCGAGAGCACGAGCCTGGCGCGCGAGACGCGCAAGAAGTACCGGCAGAACGTCGGGGACCCGTACGCCGCCTCGCCGAGCAGCACCTGCCGACGCAAGCGCTACGTCGACAAGGGGGACTCGGGGAGCACCCGCAGCGCCGAGCTGACCGTCCGGTACGCGGCCAACGGCCTGGAGGCCTTCGACCTGCTCGAGGACGACCTGGCGGAGCGGTTCGCCCAGGGCGAGCGCGGGCTCCGGGCGTCCCAGCTGGAGGGCGTCGGGCTGCTGCGCAAGCTCGACTCCGACGCGGACGCGGCGTACGTCTTCGACGCGCTGGCGGAGGTGGGCAAGGACGACCGCTACACCGAGGCCTTCGTGACGGTGGGACCGTACGAGATCACCATCGACGCCGACCGGGGACTGGTCGCGGGGACCCTGCGTGAGCGTGTCGTCGCGGACGAGCAGTACCTCGCCGCGGTCGATCTCATCGCCGAGCACGTGCACGAGCTCACGGGGTCGCAGGACGGGTGAGGCCGGCTCGTGGGAATGCCGCGTGACCTCGCCTGGTTGAGCGAGGTAGCCTGTGCATGCAGGTGAAAACTCAAGAGGGGCTGATCGGTTTCGACTTGGGACGTTAGTTCCAGGAGAAGCGGGTCGAGAAGCCAGCGTTATCTCGTTAACGATCGCTGGAAACCTATAACTGCCAACACCAATCGCAGTTCCTTCGCTCTCGCTGCCTGAGCAGTGACCGAAGCGTCAGACCGGGCACCCGTCTCCGTCCCGGAACCTGGCGTCGACTAGGAGACTTGCTGTTCAACTGCCGTCAGAGTGGTTGATCGGGACTTAAATCTGACTGAGCCCGTCGGTGACGTGTCTGTGGGAGCACCGGGGCTGAGAAAGGCGACATCACAGACTGCACCCGGAGAAGACCTGGTTCGACGCTCGAGGACGCGGGTTCGATTCCCGCCAGCTCCACGCGCAGAACTGCCGGTCACGGTGGGTCACCCCACCGAGATCCAGCCCTCTTGAACGAGAGCCTCCCTGACACCCGTCGGGGAGGCTCTCGTGCTGCGCTCTATCGTCCTCTGCGACGGTTTGCGCCCCTCTCGGTGGAGCCGTCTTCAAGACCACGTCAGCGATCCCGGTTGTAGTCCAGGCGTGATCACCGGGGAGCTCAAGAGCAAGATCGACACCATCTGGAGCGCCTTCTGGTCTGGGGGTATCGCAACCCCCTCGCGGTCATAGAGCAGATCACCTACCTGCCCTTCATTCGCCGTCTCGCCGACCTCCAGACCCTGACGGAGCAGAACCAACCGCGCCGGCCAGGCGATCGAGGAGCCGCTTTTCCAGCCAGGGCAGGCCAGAGTTGCGATGGTCGAAGTTCGAGGACCTCGAGCCTGGCGTGATGCACCAGGTGGTCGGCGAGGGCGTCATCCCATTCCTGCGCAAGCTCGGGGGTGACGGCTCGACCTCCTCGTCGCACATGAAGGATGCCCGGTACACCATCCCGGCGCCGGCTCTACTGTCGAAGGTCGTCGACCTGGTCGACGACATCCCGCTGAACGACCGCGACACCACCGGTGTCCTGTACGAGTACATGGTCGACAAGAACGCCATAGAGGGCCCTCCCACCCGCGAGGACCACGCCGACGAGGCCGGGCATCCCTTGTTGCGCCCCGAGCCGACGGGTGTGACAACGGAATCGCCGGGCGTTGCCGCCGAGCACGCTGCCCCGGTCGACGGTGCTTTCCGCCAAAGCATCCACTCTGCTTCGCCGGTCATTAGTGTCGTCTGTGGGATCGCTCTAGGGGGCCGGGGATGGTGGGTCGCGACTGGCCTGGTCGGTCACTTGACCCATGGGACCCCGTACGTCTCGGACGCTTCGACATCCGGGGCCGCTTGAGCGCTGGTGGCATGGGGGTGGTGTACGCCGCTGAAACCCTGTCGGGGGACCGGGTTGTGATCAAGACGGTCCTCAGTGAGCACGCCGACAACGCGGACTTCCGACGCAGATTCAGACGTGAGGTCGTCGCGGCATCCGCGGTCGAGAGTCCCTTCCTGGCCAAAATCCTGGCTTCGGACGTTGATGATCGGCGTCAGTGGTTGGCCATGGAACACGTGCCGGGACCCACGCTCGACGAACTCGTGCGACAGCACGGTCCGATGACCCCTGCCCAGCAGGTCGACCTCGCAATCGGCCTGGCCGCGGGGCTCAATGAGTTGCACGCTGCGGGCCTGATCCACCGCGATCTCAAGCCGTCAAACGTGATCTGCACGGATGGCGGTCCGCGAATTGTTGACTTCGGCATAGCCGTCCTCTCGGGGCTGCCGACCTTCACGGCCACCGGAGTCCTCAGTCCAGGCACCCCAGGGTGGATGGCCCCAGAACAGTCTGACCCCTCGGTCCGCCCATCCCAGGCCGTCGACTTGTACGCATGGGGATGCCTCTGCTTCTTCGCAGCTGTCGGCACATCGCCAAGGCAACTCGAGGCTGAGCCCTCGACCGAGCGGGCTACGTGGAGTCGCGAAATGACTACACCGGCGATGCCTGACTCGATGCCGGTCGTCCTTCGTGGCGCAGTTCAGCGCGCTCTGTGCGCCGAACCGTCCGCCCGGGGTTCTGCCGCGCAGTACCTGGCGATGATGCGGCCACTCGTAACAGCGTTGAACGAGGAAGAAACGCAGGCGATGCCGGTCGCTGCAGCGGTGGGCGCAAGCTCAACGATGCTCAGTACCAAGGTCGACCCAGCCCCAGATCCGCCGCGAGAGCAGCGCCGCCAACGAGGAACCTTCCTCGTCTACGTCACTGCGGCCATCGCAGTGCTGGCGCTCGCGGGCGCCCTGATAGCCACTGTCTCGATCAGGAAAGACGAGGTCGGGAGCGCAAGCGTGAGTCGCGACTTCGGCAGTGGCAGCACCGCGTCGCCCACCAATGAGCCTCTCTCGAGGACCAAGGCGCCGCAGAGGCCGGCAACCTCGGGAACTGCCGAATCGCCCAAGCCCCCCGCGGCGAGGGCCGGCTATCTCCCGATCGGGAGGACAGTCCGACTTGAGTACTTCGACGTTGCAGTCCGCGCGCAGAGAACGACCCGCACGACCTGGAGTGTGGACGTCAAGGTCTGCTACGCGAGACCCCACGACTCCGCGAACCCCGACGGCACAACCCGTGTGAGTACAGATCCCTGGGCGATGGACTATCTCAGCACCCGGAGGCAAACCGAGCGCACCTCTATCAGCGAGCTCACAGTCCTTCGCGGTCCTGCGCCGCTGTACACCGAGGCTCGCCTCAGTCTTGGGGACTGCCGGTCTGGATGGATAACGGTGGGCCGGCCGCGCGGCTCTCGAGGCCTCCTGGGTATGCACTACGCCCCCGCTGACTTTCCGAGCAGTGCGGCAACCTGGAGATGGGCGATGTAGCGGACCACGGGATCGAGACGTACCCCCCTCTGCTGGGGGTATGTCCGATGCCAAGGGCCGCGCGCCCATACCGGTGTGCGTCTGCGGCTTTGGCTTCCAGGCGATGTGCGGCCCTCAAGGCAGGGACTGCTGCACGATCAGATGTCACCTACTCGTGCAGCAGCCCCTTCTATTGCTCTAGGGTCTCGATTCGGAGTCGTCAGAGACCGGCGGTGATGAGGTCTCGGAGGATCTCAGCTCCGACCTGCACGCGGTCGACGGTATCGACGAGCTCACCAGCATGGCTCCTCTGTGGAGTGCGAAGGAGCCAGCCGTCTTCACAGGGTTCCGCACCTGCGGCTTCGCATAGCGCTTTGAGGGTGCCCTCGTCGCTAGCCGAGTCGCCGTTGCGGAGAGCGAGACCCCCTGAGACGCTTCGGATGCCGACGCGAGAGCGAGCAAGTTCCATCCAGCGTGCGGTCGTGGAGTAGCCGTAGAACCATGGGTCGCTGACCTCGCTGGGGCGGCCAGCCTCGCTCCAAATCGCGTACAGGTAGGCGTCGCGGTAGTAGCTGCGCTGCACCTTCTTGCGCAGCATTGTCATCTCGTAGCCGAGTTCGCCGTCCGCTCCGTAGTAGATGCCGGTGTTGCCCTCGCGCATTTCCGGGTATCGGACCAGGTGGTATCGCCAATCGAAGCGCTCCTGGTCGGCTCGCGACTTCGTGAAATCGCGAGCGATCTCGCCGAGTGCGATTTCTACGTCTTGCGTATCTGCATCGGCAATGAGGTCGAGCATCGCGGCGAGCGCTTCACGGGCCGGGGCCAAGACATCCCGATCACCGCGATCGACAAGCACCAAACGCCACACGCTGTCTGTGTTGGGTGAGCCGAACTGGAACCGGTCCGAGTTCTGGTAGCCGCGTTGGTATGCCCCGCACGCGAGCAGGGTGCCAGTCACGAGGGGCCACCGGGTCGGCTCGAATGCGGCCTCGAAGGCACTTGCGCGGTGGGAGATGGAGGAGGAGAGGTCGAAGCAGGCCAGCGTGCCGCGCAAGACGGCATGGTCCTCGAGGCGGGCGATGCTCGGAATCAGTTCGGGATTCAGAGTACGAAGGTCCTGTTTCGCCTTCTCCTCGTTGACTTGGTTGGTGTTGAACGTGGCGAGCGCATCGAAGTCGCCGGTCTGGATGAACGTCGTGACCTCGTTCACGAACTTCGGCATGTTCGTGACGCGCATCTCGAACTGCGATGCCTCATTGACGTTCCGCAGGCTTCGCAACCGGGCAGCCACATCCGGGGTCTGGTGCTGTCTGTGCACGAGGACCGCGAGTAGAAGCAACGTGTCGGTCAGAGAGAAGAGCCTGGTTGATCCTCTGAGGTCGCCATAGCGATCACAGCAAGCGTGGAAGAGGTCGCTAGTGGCGTTAGCGCCAAAGACCCGCACTCCGTCGCCATCGAGCGTCGTCTTGAAGAGACTCTCGAAGTAGTCCCTGAGATTGGGCTCTGCGACCCACGTCTCGAATGCTCCGTGCATGAATGAGAGGTGCTCGCGGTGGCGTGGGTTGCCGAGGCCGTAGAGGGCCTTGGCACGCTTCTCAGGGGTCACGAGGTCGTCGACCCTGGACCAACCTTCACGCCACTCGCAGACCTCCATCAGGAAGTCGAAGTAGCGCATGAACTCGTCGTCGACGATGTTGTTCTCGCCCCGGTACGGCCACAGGACGTCGGTCCAGTCTCCGTCGATCTTGTGCCCGAAGTCCTCGAACCCGCCGGCCTCGTCCACAAGTTGTCCCAGGAACGCCTTGAATGCCTCGAACTCGGTGAGAGGCTTCCCGCGGGAGTTCATCTTGATGTAGAGGTCTTCGGCGGCGCCCATGTCGTCGATCGGTAGCAGCT
This Nocardioides dokdonensis FR1436 DNA region includes the following protein-coding sequences:
- a CDS encoding serine/threonine-protein kinase yields the protein MYAAETLSGDRVVIKTVLSEHADNADFRRRFRREVVAASAVESPFLAKILASDVDDRRQWLAMEHVPGPTLDELVRQHGPMTPAQQVDLAIGLAAGLNELHAAGLIHRDLKPSNVICTDGGPRIVDFGIAVLSGLPTFTATGVLSPGTPGWMAPEQSDPSVRPSQAVDLYAWGCLCFFAAVGTSPRQLEAEPSTERATWSREMTTPAMPDSMPVVLRGAVQRALCAEPSARGSAAQYLAMMRPLVTALNEEETQAMPVAAAVGASSTMLSTKVDPAPDPPREQRRQRGTFLVYVTAAIAVLALAGALIATVSIRKDEVGSASVSRDFGSGSTASPTNEPLSRTKAPQRPATSGTAESPKPPAARAGYLPIGRTVRLEYFDVAVRAQRTTRTTWSVDVKVCYARPHDSANPDGTTRVSTDPWAMDYLSTRRQTERTSISELTVLRGPAPLYTEARLSLGDCRSGWITVGRPRGSRGLLGMHYAPADFPSSAATWRWAM
- a CDS encoding DUF262 domain-containing protein — protein: MSIRESDEENMTGYRTTFQAMFGEQIDGMPSVERVAIPLIQRDYAQGRLDTRTSTIRATFLDALHAALTGETSVGLDFIYGEVHNDGTFEPLDGQQRLTTLFLLHWYLAFRRGEVSAAQPWTNFSYATRPSARLFCERLVKHPPPSDLSTPPSAWITDQSWYLHLWQFDPTIRAMLVTIDAIASRFADESPDELWQRLSDAENPAIWFQLLPIDDMGAAEDLYIKMNSRGKPLTEFEAFKAFLGQLVDEAGGFEDFGHKIDGDWTDVLWPYRGENNIVDDEFMRYFDFLMEVCEWREGWSRVDDLVTPEKRAKALYGLGNPRHREHLSFMHGAFETWVAEPNLRDYFESLFKTTLDGDGVRVFGANATSDLFHACCDRYGDLRGSTRLFSLTDTLLLLAVLVHRQHQTPDVAARLRSLRNVNEASQFEMRVTNMPKFVNEVTTFIQTGDFDALATFNTNQVNEEKAKQDLRTLNPELIPSIARLEDHAVLRGTLACFDLSSSISHRASAFEAAFEPTRWPLVTGTLLACGAYQRGYQNSDRFQFGSPNTDSVWRLVLVDRGDRDVLAPAREALAAMLDLIADADTQDVEIALGEIARDFTKSRADQERFDWRYHLVRYPEMREGNTGIYYGADGELGYEMTMLRKKVQRSYYRDAYLYAIWSEAGRPSEVSDPWFYGYSTTARWMELARSRVGIRSVSGGLALRNGDSASDEGTLKALCEAAGAEPCEDGWLLRTPQRSHAGELVDTVDRVQVGAEILRDLITAGL
- a CDS encoding HNH endonuclease signature motif containing protein yields the protein MTVQALPTPTAAPAVNGASALLTEAHGVALDRVARAELGHLLETLAVVESQAEALRLKVLAEAERRQVAADEAATGTDAWAAALTGTTREVNAGGLHLAELLKAKYHHTREAYAAGQLRADQVRVIVRAAEQAPVETTPEQLAVAEEILVGKATGVGTRSGRPMNAKRLRQAARRMLEVVDRDLADRHEAIMLGRESRRAKHETYLALHDNGDGTYSGRFTLPELHGSLLRTAIETLSAPRRLNKARTGPDGKHISGHDPSAPTGEGHGLSGWELHGHALCELIEHLPTDGWTGANALTLLVTMTAEDLTRDLAATGDHDPTTWPDWKGPAETGTAKLDTGTRTAAGDLRRLACEAGLVPAILNSESAPLDLGRTRRLHTHHQRKALALTHDTCAIDTCQRPFAWTEIHHLIPWSHHGDTDLDLAIPLCSWHHHRTHDPTWQLRHHPDRGWELSRRRR